In a genomic window of Bacillus rossius redtenbacheri isolate Brsri chromosome 4 unlocalized genomic scaffold, Brsri_v3 Brsri_v3_scf4_2, whole genome shotgun sequence:
- the LOC134542153 gene encoding 2',5'-phosphodiesterase 12 isoform X2, whose product MLKIFLRSSLNSIYRYTSYAHVIKVSGKMQNVYFRHTDGADHFEVTFHFKDELKGINRAFNFCRQVSEGIDVFLARVGANLERALNKKKKKKKGTIEESEAVEVKVQLLENGKPISRDISCKDVLLNNSNFTLDVLGTSYSIVVNAPWVVSLALPNSIMAGFPVYPSKFRVMFAETRGCGFQWFKNDKGKDTKKVNIEGESWLEVGTGYFYTPLARDIGHKLKVICTPKKSDEQGPPYEVVSSGSVEAGPGLCPFESRHLFTQEYLTAESFRVVSYNILADLYADSEVAHTQLYPYCLPYALDIDYRKQLILKELLGYHSDIICLQEVDSRVFDHDLVPVMGSVGYDGVFHRKGGTVNEGLAVLFRTSRFKLSDSQNVLLSEEVKTNAVFSDIWKRVEGNQVLAERFLARNTCVQCVVLEAGGGERVVVGNTHFYFHPDADHIRLLQGGMAVLYLQDVCTRLCSLPEGKRVSLVFCGDFNSTPDCGVYRLMTTQFVPEDYLDWKSKPEEEVEGLSLSHSLNMQSACGTPDFTNFTAGFQGCLDYIFYQSDQLEVTQVVPLPSLEEVTQHTALPSVVSPSDHLALVANLRWRPV is encoded by the exons atgcttaaaatatttttgcggTCGTCTTTAAATTCTATTTACCGATACACTTCGTATGCACATGTAATTAAAGTATCAGGGAAAATGCAGAATGTGTATTTTCGTCACACAGATGGTGCGGATCATTTTGAGGTTACATTTCACTTCAAGGATGAACTGAAAGGAATTAATCGCGCATTCAATTTTTGTAGACAAGTGTCTGAGGGGATTGATGTATTTTTAGCGAGAGTAGGGGCTAATCTTGAACGTGCATTGaataaaaagaagaagaaaaagaaaggcaCCATTGAAGAAAGTGAAGCAGTTGAAGTAAAAGTGCAATTACTAGAAAATGGGAAACCCATTTCAAGAGACATTTCTTGTAAAGATGTACTTTTAAACAATAGTAATTTTACACTTGATGTTTTGGGAACTAGTTATTCAATAGTTGTGAATGCACCTTGGGTAGTATCACTTGCTTTGCCAAACAGCATAATGGCAGGTTTTCCTGTATACCCTAGTAAATTTCGAGTTATGTTTGCTGAAACAAGAGGCTGTGGATTTCAGTGGTTTAAGAATGATAAGGGCAAAGATACAAAGAAGGTGAATATCGAAGGAGAAAGTTGGCTGGAGGTGGGTACAGGATATTTTTACACCCCACTGGCTAGAGATATTGGGCACAAATTGAAAGTAATCTGTACTCCGAAGAAGTCTGATGAACAAGGTCCGCCATACGAAGTGGTGTCTAGTGGCAGTGTTGAAGCTGGTCCAGGATTGTGCCCATTTGAAAGTAGGCATTTGTTTACTCAAGAGTATTTAACAGCTGAAAG TTTCAGAGTTGTGTCGTACAACATCCTTGCAGACTTGTACGCAGACTCAGAGGTGGCGCATACGCAGTTGTATCCGTACTGTTTGCCGTACGCTCTGGACATTGACTACAGGAAGCAACTCATTCTCAAGGAACTTTTAG GTTACCACTCTGACATCATCTGTCTCCAAGAGGTTGACTCAAGAGTGTTCGACCATGACCTGGTCCCAGTGATGGGTTCTGTGGGGTACGACGGAGTGTTCCACAGGAAAGGGGGAACTGTCAACGAAGGATTGGCTGTGTTGTTCCGCACTTCGAGGTTCAA GTTGAGTGATTCCCAGAATGTGCTGCTCTCGGAGGAGGTAAAGACGAACGCGGTGTTCTCGGACATCTGGAAGAGGGTGGAAGGGAACCAGGTGCTGGCGGAGAGGTTCCTGGCGCGGAACACGTGCGTCCAG TGCGTGGTCCTGGAGGCGGGAGGCGGGGAGCGGGTGGTGGTCGGCAACACCCACTTCTACTTCCACCCGGACGCTGACCACATCCGCCTGTTGCAGGGCGGGATGGCAGTGCTGTACCTGCAGGATGTGTGCACCAGGCTGTGCTCTCTG CCTGAGGGGAAACGCGTCTCTCTGGTGTTCTGTGGGGACTTCAATAGCACGCCAGACTGCGGTGTGTACCGGCTGATGACGACCCAGTTTGTGCCCGAGGACTATCTCGACTGGAAGAGCA AGCCggaggaggaggtggaggggTTGTCTCTGTCGCATTCGCTGAACATGCAGAGTGCGTGCGGCACACCCGACTTCACCAACTTCACCGCCGGCTTCCAGGGTTGCCTGGACTACATATTCTACCAGAGCGACCAGCTGGAAGTGACGCAG GTGGTGCCGCTGCCCTCTCTGGAGGAGGTGACTCAGCACACTGCGCTGCCGAGCGTCGTGAGCCCCTCGGACCACCTCGCCCTGGTGGCCAACCTCAGGTGGAGGCCAGTGTAA
- the LOC134542153 gene encoding 2',5'-phosphodiesterase 12 isoform X4 has translation MLKIFLRSSLNSIYRYTSYAHVIKVSGKMQNVYFRHTDGADHFEVTFHFKDELKGINRAFNFCRQVSEGIDVFLARVGANLERALNKKKKKKKGTIEESEAVEVKVQLLENGKPISRDISCKDVLLNNSNFTLDVLGTSYSIVVNAPWVVSLALPNSIMAGFPVYPSKFRVMFAETRGCGFQWFKNDKGKDTKKVNIEGESWLEVGTGYFYTPLARDIGHKLKVICTPKKSDEQGPPYEVVSSGSVEAGPGLCPFESRHLFTQEYLTAERVVSYNILADLYADSEVAHTQLYPYCLPYALDIDYRKQLILKELLGYHSDIICLQEVDSRVFDHDLVPVMGSVGYDGVFHRKGGTVNEGLAVLFRTSRFKLSDSQNVLLSEEVKTNAVFSDIWKRVEGNQVLAERFLARNTCVQCVVLEAGGGERVVVGNTHFYFHPDADHIRLLQGGMAVLYLQDVCTRLCSLPEGKRVSLVFCGDFNSTPDCGVYRLMTTQFVPEDYLDWKSKPEEEVEGLSLSHSLNMQSACGTPDFTNFTAGFQGCLDYIFYQSDQLEVTQVVPLPSLEEVTQHTALPSVVSPSDHLALVANLRWRPV, from the exons atgcttaaaatatttttgcggTCGTCTTTAAATTCTATTTACCGATACACTTCGTATGCACATGTAATTAAAGTATCAGGGAAAATGCAGAATGTGTATTTTCGTCACACAGATGGTGCGGATCATTTTGAGGTTACATTTCACTTCAAGGATGAACTGAAAGGAATTAATCGCGCATTCAATTTTTGTAGACAAGTGTCTGAGGGGATTGATGTATTTTTAGCGAGAGTAGGGGCTAATCTTGAACGTGCATTGaataaaaagaagaagaaaaagaaaggcaCCATTGAAGAAAGTGAAGCAGTTGAAGTAAAAGTGCAATTACTAGAAAATGGGAAACCCATTTCAAGAGACATTTCTTGTAAAGATGTACTTTTAAACAATAGTAATTTTACACTTGATGTTTTGGGAACTAGTTATTCAATAGTTGTGAATGCACCTTGGGTAGTATCACTTGCTTTGCCAAACAGCATAATGGCAGGTTTTCCTGTATACCCTAGTAAATTTCGAGTTATGTTTGCTGAAACAAGAGGCTGTGGATTTCAGTGGTTTAAGAATGATAAGGGCAAAGATACAAAGAAGGTGAATATCGAAGGAGAAAGTTGGCTGGAGGTGGGTACAGGATATTTTTACACCCCACTGGCTAGAGATATTGGGCACAAATTGAAAGTAATCTGTACTCCGAAGAAGTCTGATGAACAAGGTCCGCCATACGAAGTGGTGTCTAGTGGCAGTGTTGAAGCTGGTCCAGGATTGTGCCCATTTGAAAGTAGGCATTTGTTTACTCAAGAGTATTTAACAGCTGAAAG AGTTGTGTCGTACAACATCCTTGCAGACTTGTACGCAGACTCAGAGGTGGCGCATACGCAGTTGTATCCGTACTGTTTGCCGTACGCTCTGGACATTGACTACAGGAAGCAACTCATTCTCAAGGAACTTTTAG GTTACCACTCTGACATCATCTGTCTCCAAGAGGTTGACTCAAGAGTGTTCGACCATGACCTGGTCCCAGTGATGGGTTCTGTGGGGTACGACGGAGTGTTCCACAGGAAAGGGGGAACTGTCAACGAAGGATTGGCTGTGTTGTTCCGCACTTCGAGGTTCAA GTTGAGTGATTCCCAGAATGTGCTGCTCTCGGAGGAGGTAAAGACGAACGCGGTGTTCTCGGACATCTGGAAGAGGGTGGAAGGGAACCAGGTGCTGGCGGAGAGGTTCCTGGCGCGGAACACGTGCGTCCAG TGCGTGGTCCTGGAGGCGGGAGGCGGGGAGCGGGTGGTGGTCGGCAACACCCACTTCTACTTCCACCCGGACGCTGACCACATCCGCCTGTTGCAGGGCGGGATGGCAGTGCTGTACCTGCAGGATGTGTGCACCAGGCTGTGCTCTCTG CCTGAGGGGAAACGCGTCTCTCTGGTGTTCTGTGGGGACTTCAATAGCACGCCAGACTGCGGTGTGTACCGGCTGATGACGACCCAGTTTGTGCCCGAGGACTATCTCGACTGGAAGAGCA AGCCggaggaggaggtggaggggTTGTCTCTGTCGCATTCGCTGAACATGCAGAGTGCGTGCGGCACACCCGACTTCACCAACTTCACCGCCGGCTTCCAGGGTTGCCTGGACTACATATTCTACCAGAGCGACCAGCTGGAAGTGACGCAG GTGGTGCCGCTGCCCTCTCTGGAGGAGGTGACTCAGCACACTGCGCTGCCGAGCGTCGTGAGCCCCTCGGACCACCTCGCCCTGGTGGCCAACCTCAGGTGGAGGCCAGTGTAA
- the LOC134542153 gene encoding 2',5'-phosphodiesterase 12 isoform X3 yields MLKIFLRSSLNSIYRYTSYAHVIKVSGKMQNVYFRHTDGADHFEVTFHFKDELKGINRAFNFCRQVSEGIDVFLARVGANLERALNKKKKKKKGTIEESEAVEVKVQLLENGKPISRDISCKDVLLNNSNFTLDVLGTSYSIVVNAPWVVSLALPNSIMAGFPVYPSKFRVMFAETRGCGFQWFKNDKGKDTKKVNIEGESWLEVGTGYFYTPLARDIGHKLKVICTPKKSDEQGPPYEVVSSGSVEAGPGLCPFESRHLFTQEYLTAESFRVVSYNILADLYADSEVAHTQLYPYCLPYALDIDYRKQLILKELLGYHSDIICLQEVDSRVFDHDLVPVMGSVGYDGVFHRKGGTVNEGLAVLFRTSRFKLSDSQNVLLSEEVKTNAVFSDIWKRVEGNQVLAERFLARNTCVQCVVLEAGGGERVVVGNTHFYFHPDADHIRLLQGGMAVLYLQDVCTRLCSLPEGKRVSLVFCGDFNSTPDCGVYRLMTTQFVPEDYLDWKSKPEEEVEGLSLSHSLNMQSACGTPDFTNFTAGFQGCLDYIFYQSDQLEVTQVVPLPSLEEVTQHTALPSVVSPSDHLALVADLRWRPV; encoded by the exons atgcttaaaatatttttgcggTCGTCTTTAAATTCTATTTACCGATACACTTCGTATGCACATGTAATTAAAGTATCAGGGAAAATGCAGAATGTGTATTTTCGTCACACAGATGGTGCGGATCATTTTGAGGTTACATTTCACTTCAAGGATGAACTGAAAGGAATTAATCGCGCATTCAATTTTTGTAGACAAGTGTCTGAGGGGATTGATGTATTTTTAGCGAGAGTAGGGGCTAATCTTGAACGTGCATTGaataaaaagaagaagaaaaagaaaggcaCCATTGAAGAAAGTGAAGCAGTTGAAGTAAAAGTGCAATTACTAGAAAATGGGAAACCCATTTCAAGAGACATTTCTTGTAAAGATGTACTTTTAAACAATAGTAATTTTACACTTGATGTTTTGGGAACTAGTTATTCAATAGTTGTGAATGCACCTTGGGTAGTATCACTTGCTTTGCCAAACAGCATAATGGCAGGTTTTCCTGTATACCCTAGTAAATTTCGAGTTATGTTTGCTGAAACAAGAGGCTGTGGATTTCAGTGGTTTAAGAATGATAAGGGCAAAGATACAAAGAAGGTGAATATCGAAGGAGAAAGTTGGCTGGAGGTGGGTACAGGATATTTTTACACCCCACTGGCTAGAGATATTGGGCACAAATTGAAAGTAATCTGTACTCCGAAGAAGTCTGATGAACAAGGTCCGCCATACGAAGTGGTGTCTAGTGGCAGTGTTGAAGCTGGTCCAGGATTGTGCCCATTTGAAAGTAGGCATTTGTTTACTCAAGAGTATTTAACAGCTGAAAG TTTCAGAGTTGTGTCGTACAACATCCTTGCAGACTTGTACGCAGACTCAGAGGTGGCGCATACGCAGTTGTATCCGTACTGTTTGCCGTACGCTCTGGACATTGACTACAGGAAGCAACTCATTCTCAAGGAACTTTTAG GTTACCACTCTGACATCATCTGTCTCCAAGAGGTTGACTCAAGAGTGTTCGACCATGACCTGGTCCCAGTGATGGGTTCTGTGGGGTACGACGGAGTGTTCCACAGGAAAGGGGGAACTGTCAACGAAGGATTGGCTGTGTTGTTCCGCACTTCGAGGTTCAA GTTGAGTGATTCCCAGAATGTGCTGCTCTCGGAGGAGGTAAAGACGAACGCGGTGTTCTCGGACATCTGGAAGAGGGTGGAAGGGAACCAGGTGCTGGCGGAGAGGTTCCTGGCGCGGAACACGTGCGTCCAG TGCGTGGTCCTGGAGGCGGGAGGCGGGGAGCGGGTGGTGGTCGGCAACACCCACTTCTACTTCCACCCGGACGCTGACCACATCCGCCTGTTGCAGGGCGGGATGGCAGTGCTGTACCTGCAGGATGTGTGCACCAGGCTGTGCTCTCTG CCTGAGGGGAAACGCGTCTCTCTGGTGTTCTGTGGGGACTTCAATAGCACGCCAGACTGCGGTGTGTACCGGCTGATGACGACCCAGTTTGTGCCCGAGGACTATCTCGACTGGAAGAGCA AGCCggaggaggaggtggaggggTTGTCTCTGTCGCATTCGCTGAACATGCAGAGTGCGTGCGGCACACCCGACTTCACCAACTTCACCGCCGGCTTCCAGGGTTGCCTGGACTACATATTCTACCAGAGCGACCAGCTGGAAGTGACGCAG GTGGTGCCGCTGCCCTCTCTGGAGGAGGTGACTCAGCACACGGCGCTGCCGAGCGTCGTGAGCCCCTCGGACCACCTCGCCCTGGTGGCCGACCTCAGGTGGAGGCCAGTGTAA
- the LOC134542153 gene encoding 2',5'-phosphodiesterase 12 isoform X1, with protein sequence MLKIFLRSSLNSIYRYTSYAHVIKVSGKMQNVYFRHTDGADHFEVTFHFKDELKGINRAFNFCRQVSEGIDVFLARVGANLERALNKKKKKKKGTIEESEAVEVKVQLLENGKPISRDISCKDVLLNNSNFTLDVLGTSYSIVVNAPWVVSLALPNSIMAGFPVYPSKFRVMFAETRGCGFQWFKNDKGKDTKKVNIEGESWLEVGTGYFYTPLARDIGHKLKVICTPKKSDEQGPPYEVVSSGSVEAGPGLCPFESRHLFTQEYLTAESFRVVSYNILADLYADSEVAHTQLYPYCLPYALDIDYRKQLILKELLGYHSDIICLQEVDSRVFDHDLVPVMGSVGYDGVFHRKGGTVNEGLAVLFRTSRFKLSDSQNVLLSEEVKTNAVFSDIWKRVEGNQVLAERFLARNTCVQCVVLEAGGGERVVVGNTHFYFHPDADHIRLLQGGMAVLYLQDVCTRLCSLPEGKRVSLVFCGDFNSTPDCGVYRLMTTQFVPEDYLDWKSKPEEEVEGLSLSHSLNMQSACGTPDFTNFTAGFQGCLDYIFYQSDQLEVTQVVPLPSLEEVTQHTALPSVVSPSDHLALVADLRWRPV encoded by the exons atgcttaaaatatttttgcggTCGTCTTTAAATTCTATTTACCGATACACTTCGTATGCACATGTAATTAAAGTATCAGGGAAAATGCAGAATGTGTATTTTCGTCACACAGATGGTGCGGATCATTTTGAGGTTACATTTCACTTCAAGGATGAACTGAAAGGAATTAATCGCGCATTCAATTTTTGTAGACAAGTGTCTGAGGGGATTGATGTATTTTTAGCGAGAGTAGGGGCTAATCTTGAACGTGCATTGaataaaaagaagaagaaaaagaaaggcaCCATTGAAGAAAGTGAAGCAGTTGAAGTAAAAGTGCAATTACTAGAAAATGGGAAACCCATTTCAAGAGACATTTCTTGTAAAGATGTACTTTTAAACAATAGTAATTTTACACTTGATGTTTTGGGAACTAGTTATTCAATAGTTGTGAATGCACCTTGGGTAGTATCACTTGCTTTGCCAAACAGCATAATGGCAGGTTTTCCTGTATACCCTAGTAAATTTCGAGTTATGTTTGCTGAAACAAGAGGCTGTGGATTTCAGTGGTTTAAGAATGATAAGGGCAAAGATACAAAGAAGGTGAATATCGAAGGAGAAAGTTGGCTGGAGGTGGGTACAGGATATTTTTACACCCCACTGGCTAGAGATATTGGGCACAAATTGAAAGTAATCTGTACTCCGAAGAAGTCTGATGAACAAGGTCCGCCATACGAAGTGGTGTCTAGTGGCAGTGTTGAAGCTGGTCCAGGATTGTGCCCATTTGAAAGTAGGCATTTGTTTACTCAAGAGTATTTAACAGCTGAAAG TTTCAGAGTTGTGTCGTACAACATCCTTGCAGACTTGTACGCAGACTCAGAGGTGGCGCATACGCAGTTGTATCCGTACTGTTTGCCGTACGCTCTGGACATTGACTACAGGAAGCAACTCATTCTCAAGGAACTTTTAG GTTACCACTCTGACATCATCTGTCTCCAAGAGGTTGACTCAAGAGTGTTCGACCATGACCTGGTCCCAGTGATGGGTTCTGTGGGGTACGACGGAGTGTTCCACAGGAAAGGGGGAACTGTCAACGAAGGATTGGCTGTGTTGTTCCGCACTTCGAGGTTCAA GTTGAGTGATTCCCAGAATGTGCTGCTCTCGGAGGAGGTAAAGACGAACGCGGTGTTCTCGGACATCTGGAAGAGGGTGGAAGGGAACCAGGTGCTGGCGGAGAGGTTCCTGGCGCGGAACACGTGCGTCCAG TGCGTGGTCCTGGAGGCGGGAGGCGGGGAGCGGGTGGTGGTCGGCAACACCCACTTCTACTTCCACCCGGACGCTGACCACATCCGCCTGTTGCAGGGCGGGATGGCAGTGCTGTACCTGCAGGATGTGTGCACCAGGCTGTGCTCTCTG CCTGAGGGGAAACGCGTCTCTCTGGTGTTCTGTGGGGACTTCAATAGCACGCCAGACTGCGGTGTGTACCGGCTGATGACGACCCAGTTTGTGCCCGAGGACTATCTCGACTGGAAGAGCA AGCCggaggaggaggtggaggggTTGTCTCTGTCGCATTCGCTGAACATGCAGAGTGCGTGCGGCACACCCGACTTCACCAACTTCACCGCCGGCTTCCAGGGTTGCCTGGACTACATATTCTACCAGAGCGACCAGCTGGAAGTGACGCAG GTGGTGCCGCTGCCCTCTCTGGAGGAGGTGACTCAGCACACTGCGCTGCCGAGCGTCGTGAGCCCCTCGGACCACCTCGCCCTGGTGGCCGACCTCAGGTGGAGGCCAGTGTAA